DNA from Candidatus Cloacimonas acidaminovorans str. Evry:
AGACCTTTTTTGCCCAAATTATGCCCTGATTGTGTGAAACGGTTGGAAACAAATCCCCGTCGTTTACTGGATTGCAAAGTTCCTTCCTGTATAGAATTTAGAAAGAATGCACCTTCGCAAATGGATTATCTGGATGAGCCCTGTAAGAAACATTTTTCTGCAGTTTGTGACTACTTGCAAGCTATGAATATTCCTTATACCATCAATCCAAGAATAGTGCGCGGACTGGATTATTATACAAACACCGCTTTTGAAATTATCTATGAGGGCTTGGGCGCACAAAATTCCCTCGTTGGAGGTGGAAGATACAATGGTTTAGTTGAACAGATTGGAGGGAAAAGTATTCCTGCTATTGGTTTTGCCGGTGGTTTTGAACGCCTTCTTCTGGCTTTAGAAGAAGAGAAAATAGAACTTATACCACCTTCTAAACCGGATGCTTATCTTGTTTGCGTTGGAGACAATACGCGTCTGCAAATTCTGCCTTATCTGAATGCCCTAAGAACTAAAGGACTTATTGTGGATTACGATCCCGATAAAAGCTCTCTGAAAGCCCAATTAAAATCCGCTGCCTCCAGTGGAGCAAAATATGCTATAATCATCGGGGAAAATGAACTTGCCACTAAAACAGTGAACCTTAAAAACCTGCAAACCGGTGAACAAATAGCTATTCCGATGGATGAGGAATACACTATCAACAAAATGAAGAATTAAATGGGTTGCCGAATTCCGATTCGGCAAATGCCGTTAGGCATACTTTTTTAGCGGACTTTAACCTCTTTGGCAAATCGGAATTTGCCAACCCCTTACAGGTATTTGTTGATTTTGGATTCTATCAGGTTCTTTATTTCGTTCATTCTACTTTCGGTTAATGCTTCATAACGGGTAACAATTACAGGTGTGGTATTAGAAGCACGAATTAAACCCCAGCCATCAGGAAAAGTTATTCTGGCACCATCAATATCATTAACATCATAGCCCTCTTTTTGGAATTCTTCACAGACCTTTGCTACTACCTCAAACTTTTTCTCATCGGGACAATTGGTATGCAGTTCAGGAGTATTATAAAGTTTTGGCTGATCCGCTAAAAAAGTGCTGACCGGATTATGAGTTTGAGAAACAATTTCTACAAAACGGCAACTGACATAAATGGCATCATCAAAACCCAAATATCTATCTGCCAAAAAGATATGTCCACTCATTTCACCGGCAAATTCCACTCCCATTTCTTTCATAAACATTTTGATATTGGCATGGCCTGTTTTATACATAATCGGTTCTCCGCCATACTTTTTGATGTCATTAAACAGATTCATACTGCATTTTACATCTGCAATAATCTTTTTCCCGGGGTTATGCTTCAAATAATCCCTGGCTAAAATATTCAGTATTTGGTCACCTAACAATAGTTTACCTTGTTCATCAATAACTCCGATTCTATCTGCATCACCATCCAAACCAATTCCAAGTTCATATTTATTATCAACCACTGCCTTAGAAAGCGCTTCCATATTTTTTGCTATTGTAGGATCGGGATGATGATTGGGAAAATCACCATCGGGCTCACAAAACATATCTATCACCTCACAACCCAAAAGACGCAAAATGGTAGTTAAATAAGGACCCCCAACTCCATTTCCTCCATCTACAATCACTTTTACCGGACGCTGAAGTTTGATACCATTAACGATATAGTCAATGTAAACATTGCCTATTTCGTTGTTTTTTACCAACTTTCCATTGCCAGTGGCAAAATCACCCTTTTGAATGATTTGTAGCACCTTTTGCAGTTCATCGGCATAAACACTGCTCAAGCCAAGATTTAATTTACAACCATTGTATTGAGAAGGATTATGACTTGCCGTAACCATTGCTCCTCCATCACTTTGCAGTTTCCAGATGGAAAAATACAAAACCGGAGTAGGAACAATGCCTAAGTCAATAATATCACAACCGGTTTCCAAAGCACCTTTGCTAAAAGCATTCATAAAAAGGGGAGTGGAATGTCTGGCATCTCCACCTAAGACAATACTTTTCAGACCCTTATTTCGCAAGTAGGTTCCAAAGCCCTTGCCAATCAGGTAATATGATTCTTCATTCAGTTCTTCATTTACAATACCACGAATGTCGTATTGACGAAAGATTTCCGGTTTTATCATTGATAACTCCTTTTTCAGTTATTGATTATCTTTTGCAGGATAGGGATAAGAGATTTTATTGCTAAAGCACGATGGGAAAGGCGGTTTTTTTCATCCGCATTCATTTCAGCGTAGGTTTTACCATTTACAGCAAAAATGCTGTCATAACCAAAACCGTTGTTGCCACGCTCTTCTGTTGTTATTTCACCCTCTAATCTACCTTCTGTAACAGCAATAATGCCATCAGGAGCTGATAAAGCAACTGCTGTTTTAAAATATGCTTTCCGATTTTGTATGTTTTGTAGAAGCCGTAACACCTTTTGCCTATTATCAGAATAGCTGCAGGAATTTCCCGCAAAACGAGCTGACATAATTCCTGGTGCCTCATTTAAGGCCTCAATAAAAAGTCCTGTATCATCTGCCAAAGTAATTAGACCGCTATATTTTGCTGCTTCCAATGCTTTTTTCATTGCATTTTTTTGCAAGGTCTCCTGATCTTCCTCTGTAGGATAAAATCCGGGCAGTTCACGCAAAAAATACAAACGGAGCTTTAAGGGATTTACCAATTCCTCCAATTCTTTCAGCTTATCAGGATTGTGAGTGGCAATTAATATGTCCCGCATCATAAGCGTTTTAGCACATTTTTGATTTTCTGCAGTAGGTGTTTATCCAAAAATTGTTCTGCCACAGCGGTAATCTTTTTTAAGTGTTCCAAAACTTCACCTTCGCCACTCCAGTTATCAGAAAGAATTTTGGGGTCAATTTCATTCAAAATCATATTGAGCGCCATCACAACAAGCACTAAATCATCTACCAGACCAATCACGGGAATAAAATCCGGAATAAGATCAACCGGCATCATAACATAGGCAATAACTCCGCCCATAATCATTTTTTGTTTTACAGGGACTCGTTTATCCAGTGCCAAACGACAAACTAAAATGAAGAAATCCGGTAACAGGAAAACATATTCACCCAATTTTCCACCCAGGGAACCTAATTGTTCTTTTGTCCAACCCCTAACTTTTTGTCTCAGGTTCTCATAAAATTTCAGTTTGGTGGAATCAATGTCGTCAATTATTTTGTCTTTAATCTTTTCCTGTTC
Protein-coding regions in this window:
- the hisS gene encoding histidine--tRNA ligase; translation: MKYNIPRGTFDILPEDSYKWQFLQDSFRKMATCFGYEEITTPIFEVAELFERSSGESSDVVQKEMYRFQDKKGREFALRPEGTAPVVRSYVENHLDKLSSRTKLFYLGPMFRYDRPQAGRYRQFYQYGIEFIGSNNPYYDAEVIAVAFLWLNKLGLNNLRLEINSVGCPDCSAVYDKALQEYYRPFLPKLCPDCVKRLETNPRRLLDCKVPSCIEFRKNAPSQMDYLDEPCKKHFSAVCDYLQAMNIPYTINPRIVRGLDYYTNTAFEIIYEGLGAQNSLVGGGRYNGLVEQIGGKSIPAIGFAGGFERLLLALEEEKIELIPPSKPDAYLVCVGDNTRLQILPYLNALRTKGLIVDYDPDKSSLKAQLKSAASSGAKYAIIIGENELATKTVNLKNLQTGEQIAIPMDEEYTINKMKN
- a CDS encoding phosphomannomutase/phosphoglucomutase, coding for MIKPEIFRQYDIRGIVNEELNEESYYLIGKGFGTYLRNKGLKSIVLGGDARHSTPLFMNAFSKGALETGCDIIDLGIVPTPVLYFSIWKLQSDGGAMVTASHNPSQYNGCKLNLGLSSVYADELQKVLQIIQKGDFATGNGKLVKNNEIGNVYIDYIVNGIKLQRPVKVIVDGGNGVGGPYLTTILRLLGCEVIDMFCEPDGDFPNHHPDPTIAKNMEALSKAVVDNKYELGIGLDGDADRIGVIDEQGKLLLGDQILNILARDYLKHNPGKKIIADVKCSMNLFNDIKKYGGEPIMYKTGHANIKMFMKEMGVEFAGEMSGHIFLADRYLGFDDAIYVSCRFVEIVSQTHNPVSTFLADQPKLYNTPELHTNCPDEKKFEVVAKVCEEFQKEGYDVNDIDGARITFPDGWGLIRASNTTPVIVTRYEALTESRMNEIKNLIESKINKYL
- the rdgB gene encoding RdgB/HAM1 family non-canonical purine NTP pyrophosphatase, yielding MMRDILIATHNPDKLKELEELVNPLKLRLYFLRELPGFYPTEEDQETLQKNAMKKALEAAKYSGLITLADDTGLFIEALNEAPGIMSARFAGNSCSYSDNRQKVLRLLQNIQNRKAYFKTAVALSAPDGIIAVTEGRLEGEITTEERGNNGFGYDSIFAVNGKTYAEMNADEKNRLSHRALAIKSLIPILQKIINN
- a CDS encoding YkvA family protein, with protein sequence MKDDDVIEGREIPAEEQEKIKDKIIDDIDSTKLKFYENLRQKVRGWTKEQLGSLGGKLGEYVFLLPDFFILVCRLALDKRVPVKQKMIMGGVIAYVMMPVDLIPDFIPVIGLVDDLVLVVMALNMILNEIDPKILSDNWSGEGEVLEHLKKITAVAEQFLDKHLLQKIKNVLKRL